The following are encoded in a window of Polynucleobacter sp. AP-Kolm-20A-A1 genomic DNA:
- a CDS encoding BolA family protein — translation MLPTPEQIEGYIKQGINCTHIQVEGDGQHFFATIVSPEFDGKRLVQRHQLVYGAMGDRMKAEVHALSIKAFTPEEFAQNSAA, via the coding sequence ATGTTACCAACCCCAGAGCAAATTGAAGGCTACATCAAACAAGGTATCAATTGCACCCATATTCAAGTTGAGGGTGACGGTCAGCATTTTTTTGCCACGATTGTGAGCCCAGAGTTTGATGGCAAACGTTTAGTGCAACGTCATCAATTGGTATATGGTGCAATGGGCGATCGGATGAAAGCCGAGGTGCATGCTTTGTCCATTAAAGCATTTACACCCGAAGAGTTTGCACAAAATTCTGCCGCATAA
- a CDS encoding ABC transporter permease has protein sequence MKQGLNRPPLEYGSGFPTLLHKEIKRFYKVAFQTVAAPVLTAVLYLMIFGHVLEGREVYGRLSYTAFLIPGLVMMSVLQNAFANTSSSLIQSKVTGNLVFVLLAPLSHLEFYAAYILAAVFRGVVVGFGVFLITAWYGLPTLEYPLWILTFAFLGAAILGSLGLIAGIWADKYDQLAAFQNFIIMPATMLSGVFYSIHSLPPAWQAVSHFNPFFYMIDGFRYGFFGVSDISPWNSLAIVAFFFVVVSAIALRLLQKGYKLRH, from the coding sequence GTGAAACAGGGGTTAAATAGACCTCCTCTTGAGTATGGCAGCGGTTTTCCGACGCTTTTACATAAAGAAATAAAGCGTTTTTATAAAGTTGCTTTCCAAACGGTTGCTGCACCAGTCTTAACGGCAGTGTTGTATCTCATGATCTTTGGCCACGTGCTCGAAGGTAGAGAAGTTTATGGTCGTCTGAGTTATACGGCCTTCTTGATACCGGGTTTAGTCATGATGAGCGTTTTGCAAAATGCCTTTGCAAATACTTCCTCATCGCTGATTCAGTCAAAAGTAACCGGCAACCTCGTGTTTGTCTTGCTTGCCCCATTGAGTCACTTAGAGTTTTATGCGGCTTATATTTTGGCGGCAGTATTTCGGGGTGTGGTTGTTGGATTCGGCGTGTTTTTGATTACCGCCTGGTACGGTTTGCCGACCTTGGAATACCCTTTATGGATTTTGACGTTTGCATTTTTAGGTGCAGCAATCTTAGGAAGTTTGGGATTAATTGCCGGTATCTGGGCTGACAAATATGATCAGCTAGCTGCCTTCCAGAACTTCATCATCATGCCTGCCACGATGTTATCTGGTGTTTTCTATTCAATTCACTCATTGCCGCCAGCCTGGCAAGCTGTTTCCCATTTCAATCCATTTTTCTACATGATTGATGGATTTCGCTACGGCTTCTTCGGGGTTTCTGATATCTCACCTTGGAATAGCTTGGCGATCGTTGCTTTCTTTTTTGTAGTGGTGTCAGCAATCGCTCTGAGATTGCTTCAAAAGGGCTATAAGCTTAGACATTAA
- the murA gene encoding UDP-N-acetylglucosamine 1-carboxyvinyltransferase, with protein MDKLRMVGGTPLKGEVLIAGAKNAALPILCACLLTDQPVVLRNVPDLQDVRTMLKILQEIGVSVGFPDAGDRSHVVLSAAVIKSAEATYEMVKTMRASILVLGPLLARMHSAKVSLPGGCAIGARPVDQHIKGLKAMGAVIKIKSGYIQAETKSQNDRLKGASILTDMITVTGTENLLMAATLASGTTILENAAREPEVGDLAELLVKMGAKITGIGSDRLVIEGVEKLHGAEHSVIPDRIEAGTFLCAVAATGGEIVVKRCRPDTLDAVIVKLKEAGLTMEVGPDWIKASMQGRPKAVSFRTSEYPAFPTDMQAQLMTVNAVASGSSTITETIFENRFMHVQELNRLGADIAIEGNTAIAQGVEKLSGAIVMATDLRASASLVIAGLAAQGETQVDRIYHLDRGYDRMEQKLTLLGANIERVK; from the coding sequence ATGGATAAATTACGAATGGTTGGTGGGACCCCACTCAAGGGTGAGGTGCTTATCGCTGGCGCAAAAAATGCTGCATTACCAATTCTTTGTGCCTGCTTATTGACCGATCAACCTGTTGTGTTGCGCAATGTTCCAGATTTACAAGATGTGCGCACCATGCTCAAGATTTTGCAAGAAATTGGTGTGTCAGTTGGCTTTCCAGATGCTGGTGATCGCAGTCATGTTGTTTTAAGTGCAGCAGTAATTAAAAGCGCAGAGGCAACATACGAGATGGTTAAGACCATGCGTGCCTCTATCCTGGTTCTTGGGCCGCTCTTAGCCAGAATGCATTCTGCCAAGGTCTCCTTGCCAGGCGGCTGCGCAATTGGCGCACGTCCAGTTGACCAGCACATTAAAGGCTTAAAGGCTATGGGTGCTGTGATCAAAATTAAGAGTGGATATATCCAGGCAGAGACAAAGTCGCAAAATGATCGCCTTAAAGGCGCCTCGATTTTGACCGACATGATTACGGTGACTGGTACAGAAAATTTATTGATGGCAGCCACGTTGGCATCCGGAACAACCATTTTAGAAAATGCTGCGCGTGAACCTGAAGTTGGTGATTTGGCTGAGTTGCTAGTGAAGATGGGCGCCAAAATTACTGGAATTGGCAGTGATCGTCTCGTTATTGAAGGCGTTGAAAAGTTGCATGGTGCAGAGCATTCGGTGATCCCTGATCGCATTGAAGCGGGCACCTTCTTGTGTGCAGTTGCAGCTACTGGTGGCGAGATCGTAGTGAAGCGCTGTCGTCCAGATACATTAGATGCAGTCATCGTGAAGTTAAAAGAAGCTGGCCTCACCATGGAAGTCGGTCCAGACTGGATCAAGGCCTCAATGCAAGGACGCCCAAAGGCTGTAAGTTTTCGCACTTCCGAATATCCCGCCTTCCCAACCGATATGCAGGCTCAATTAATGACGGTCAATGCGGTGGCGAGCGGAAGCTCAACAATTACCGAGACGATTTTTGAGAACCGATTTATGCACGTTCAAGAATTAAATCGCCTAGGTGCTGATATTGCAATTGAAGGTAATACCGCTATTGCCCAGGGGGTAGAAAAGCTTTCGGGGGCAATTGTGATGGCCACCGATCTGCGTGCCTCAGCCAGTTTGGTGATTGCAGGTTTGGCGGCCCAGGGCGAAACCCAAGTCGATCGGATCTACCATTTAGATCGGGGTTATGACCGCATGGAGCAGAAATTAACACTCTTGGGCGCCAACATTGAGCGTGTGAAGTAA